The following proteins come from a genomic window of Elusimicrobiota bacterium:
- the hydF gene encoding [FeFe] hydrogenase H-cluster maturation GTPase HydF translates to MNQTPKSNRLHVGLFGRVNVGKSSVLNYIAGQDVAITSAVPGTTTDVVEKPFELLPLGPVLFLDTAGLDDASDLGELRLKRTRAAFDRSDIVLLVTEPEAWGVYEQAAAEEAATRGTPLVILVNKTDERVPSAAFLESLKKVSPHLLCLSCRRPADRERTVAELKEHLIAVCPEDFVTPPPILADLIPAGGWVVMVVPIDLQAPKGRLILPQVQALRDALDRDAVSVVVKEREYASALAGLARPPDLVVCDSQVVLKTAADTPAGVPLTTFSILFARAKGDLAEAARGARAIAKLKPGDRVLVSESCSHHAMEDDIGRVKLPRWLTKHVGGELAVDVCSGRDFPANASDYRLVLHCGGCMLSRREMLSRLQKFRGAGVPVTNYGVAISTLHGVAERVLSPFPAALAAYRESKETPCPSS, encoded by the coding sequence ATGAACCAAACGCCTAAAAGCAACCGCCTGCACGTCGGCCTGTTCGGCCGGGTCAACGTGGGGAAATCCAGCGTGTTGAACTACATCGCCGGCCAGGACGTGGCGATCACCTCGGCGGTCCCCGGAACGACCACGGACGTTGTGGAAAAACCCTTTGAACTTCTGCCCCTCGGGCCCGTGTTGTTTTTGGACACGGCGGGGCTGGACGACGCCTCGGATTTGGGGGAACTGCGGCTCAAACGCACCCGGGCCGCCTTTGACCGCAGCGACATCGTCCTTTTGGTGACGGAACCCGAGGCGTGGGGCGTCTACGAACAGGCGGCGGCCGAGGAAGCGGCGACGCGCGGCACGCCGCTCGTGATCCTCGTGAACAAAACGGACGAACGCGTCCCCTCCGCCGCGTTCCTGGAATCGTTGAAAAAGGTGTCTCCGCACCTGTTGTGCCTCTCTTGCCGACGGCCGGCCGATCGGGAACGGACCGTGGCCGAATTGAAAGAACATTTGATCGCCGTTTGCCCGGAGGATTTTGTGACTCCCCCCCCGATCCTGGCCGACCTGATCCCGGCGGGGGGCTGGGTGGTCATGGTCGTGCCGATCGATTTGCAGGCGCCCAAGGGCCGGTTGATCCTGCCCCAGGTTCAAGCCCTCCGGGACGCCCTGGACCGCGACGCCGTCTCCGTGGTCGTCAAGGAACGGGAGTACGCCTCGGCTTTGGCCGGTCTGGCCCGGCCGCCCGATCTGGTCGTGTGCGATTCCCAGGTGGTTCTGAAAACGGCGGCGGACACGCCGGCGGGCGTGCCTCTGACCACGTTTTCCATCCTTTTCGCCCGCGCCAAGGGGGATTTGGCCGAGGCCGCCCGGGGCGCCCGGGCCATTGCGAAACTCAAGCCCGGCGACCGGGTGCTGGTGAGCGAATCTTGCAGTCACCACGCGATGGAGGACGACATCGGCCGGGTGAAACTGCCCCGTTGGCTAACGAAACACGTGGGCGGGGAACTGGCCGTGGACGTGTGTTCCGGCCGCGACTTTCCCGCCAACGCTTCGGACTACCGATTGGTCCTCCACTGCGGCGGGTGCATGCTGTCCCGCCGGGAGATGTTGTCCCGCCTGCAAAAGTTTCGCGGGGCGGGCGTGCCCGTCACCAACTACGGGGTGGCCATCTCCACCCTGCACGGGGTCGCGGAACGCGTGTTGTCGCCGTTTCCCGCCGCGCTGGCGGCGTATCGAGAATCCAAGGAGACCCCATGCCCCTCGTCATGA
- a CDS encoding aspartate ammonia-lyase (catalyzes the formation of fumarate from aspartate), which produces MAEDTRRETDGLGAMDVPARAYWGIHTQRAIANFPLTGRPVPESLRTALATVKKAACETNRELGCLPPEKAEAIRAACEEIVEGRWADQFPVDTLQGGAGTSTHMNMNEVIANRASEMMGGARGAGALVRPLEDVNLHQSTNDVFPTAVKIAALRGCARLARAVEKCQGAFQKKESQWAGVVKLGRTQTRDAVPISLGAEFGVFAEALARDRWRVYKSEERLRVVNLGGTAVGTGLTAPRRYIFRVTEVLREMTNLPLARAENLMDPTANADAFVEVSGILKAHAANLVKICGDLRWMSAFGEIRLPKVQAGSSIMPGKVNPVILEAGIQAGLKAMAGDFLVTEAVSRGTFQICEFLPLLATGLLETLDLLERFDRIWAGHIDGIEADPAACARRVDSSPILFTALLPRLGYTAAERLGRDYEASGGTDVRAFLVGKLGAEKAGDLLAPDRLLALGGPDEPNA; this is translated from the coding sequence ATGGCCGAGGACACACGTCGGGAAACGGACGGTTTGGGGGCGATGGACGTCCCCGCGCGGGCCTATTGGGGGATCCACACCCAACGGGCCATCGCGAACTTCCCCCTGACGGGGCGGCCGGTGCCGGAATCCCTTCGGACGGCCCTGGCGACCGTGAAAAAAGCGGCCTGCGAAACCAACCGGGAACTCGGTTGTTTGCCGCCCGAGAAGGCGGAGGCCATTCGAGCGGCCTGCGAGGAAATCGTGGAGGGCCGGTGGGCCGACCAATTCCCCGTCGACACCCTGCAGGGGGGGGCGGGGACCTCCACCCACATGAACATGAACGAGGTGATCGCGAACCGCGCTTCCGAAATGATGGGCGGCGCGCGCGGCGCGGGGGCGCTCGTCCGGCCGTTGGAGGACGTGAACCTCCATCAGTCCACGAACGATGTGTTCCCCACCGCCGTCAAGATCGCGGCCCTGCGGGGATGCGCCCGCTTGGCCCGCGCGGTGGAAAAATGCCAGGGGGCTTTCCAAAAGAAAGAATCCCAATGGGCCGGTGTGGTGAAACTGGGGAGGACGCAGACCCGGGACGCCGTCCCCATTTCCTTGGGCGCCGAATTTGGGGTTTTCGCGGAGGCCCTGGCGCGCGACCGATGGCGCGTTTATAAATCCGAAGAACGGTTGCGCGTGGTCAACCTGGGGGGGACCGCCGTGGGGACGGGTCTCACCGCCCCCCGGCGCTACATTTTTCGCGTGACCGAGGTGTTGAGGGAAATGACGAACCTGCCTCTCGCGCGCGCCGAAAACCTCATGGACCCCACCGCCAACGCCGACGCGTTTGTGGAGGTGTCGGGCATTTTGAAGGCGCACGCCGCGAACCTGGTGAAGATCTGCGGGGACTTGAGGTGGATGAGCGCCTTCGGTGAAATCCGGCTTCCGAAAGTCCAGGCGGGTTCTTCCATCATGCCCGGAAAAGTGAACCCGGTCATACTGGAAGCGGGAATCCAGGCGGGGTTGAAGGCGATGGCGGGGGATTTCCTTGTCACCGAAGCGGTGTCCCGGGGCACGTTTCAGATTTGCGAATTCCTGCCCCTGCTGGCCACCGGCCTGTTGGAGACGCTGGACCTTCTCGAGCGCTTCGACCGGATTTGGGCCGGGCACATCGACGGCATCGAGGCCGACCCGGCCGCGTGCGCGCGTCGGGTGGACAGTTCGCCGATTCTTTTCACCGCGTTGTTGCCCCGCTTGGGTTACACCGCGGCCGAACGGTTGGGGCGGGACTACGAAGCCTCCGGCGGCACGGACGTCAGGGCGTTTTTGGTCGGAAAATTGGGGGCGGAAAAAGCCGGCGACCTCCTCGCGCCCGACCGTTTGCTGGCCCTGGGAGGACCCGATGAACCAAACGCCTAA
- a CDS encoding iron hydrogenase small subunit, translating to MIKALINTIPVEVADNTTILDAARTVGVKIPTLCKHPDLRASAGCGICVVKLKNSVKMPRACCTPVENGMEITTHDPEIVAIRKTVVELILSAHPNDCQVCGRNTQCELQNALADFGIREEPFDKIVPQLPKDATTGTIVLDPAKCIKCGRCVVVCQEVQNVWALSFLERGIKTRIAPAGDINLADSPCVRCGQCSAHCPTGAIIEFDDTAKVWSALNNTKKHCVVQIAPAVRVTLGEHFGFAPGVNLSKKIYTALRRMGFAAVFDTNFGADLTIMEEAAEFVQRFAHGKGALPLITTCCPSWVDFMEKFHGDMIEHFSSAKSPHEMVGAMAKTYYAQKNGLAPENVEVVSIMPCTAKKYEIHRSQEMSASGYQDVDTVLTTRELSRMIRQAGIDFANLPDGECDQMLGDYTGAGTIFGATGGVMEAALRTAAHMVTGENLPKPDFESVRGLKGVKETTVTVAGKEIRIAVAHGLSNVEHVIGKIRAAKMAGAPPPYQFVEVMACPGGCIGGGGQPYGVTDELRAQRAAGLYAEDKDMPRRCSHDNPHIQNLYKEFLGEPLGEKSHHLLHTSYTPRPLYQR from the coding sequence ATGATCAAAGCACTTATCAACACCATCCCCGTTGAAGTGGCGGACAACACCACCATTCTGGACGCGGCGCGAACGGTGGGTGTCAAAATACCCACCCTATGCAAACACCCCGATCTGCGCGCTTCGGCGGGTTGCGGGATCTGCGTGGTCAAGCTCAAAAACTCGGTCAAGATGCCCCGGGCCTGTTGTACGCCCGTCGAAAACGGCATGGAGATCACGACCCATGACCCCGAAATCGTCGCGATCCGCAAAACCGTTGTGGAACTGATCCTCTCGGCCCACCCCAACGACTGCCAAGTCTGCGGCCGCAACACCCAGTGCGAATTGCAAAACGCTCTGGCGGACTTCGGCATTCGGGAGGAACCCTTCGACAAGATCGTCCCCCAGCTGCCCAAGGACGCCACCACGGGCACCATCGTCCTCGATCCCGCCAAGTGCATTAAATGCGGGCGCTGCGTCGTCGTCTGCCAGGAAGTGCAGAACGTGTGGGCGTTGTCTTTTCTGGAGCGGGGCATCAAAACGCGGATTGCCCCCGCCGGGGACATCAACTTGGCCGACTCGCCCTGCGTGCGATGCGGGCAATGCTCGGCCCACTGCCCAACGGGGGCCATTATAGAGTTCGACGACACGGCCAAAGTTTGGAGCGCGCTCAACAACACGAAAAAACATTGCGTGGTGCAGATCGCGCCCGCCGTGCGCGTGACCTTGGGGGAGCACTTCGGTTTCGCTCCGGGCGTCAACCTGTCGAAAAAAATCTACACGGCGCTTCGCCGCATGGGTTTCGCCGCGGTCTTCGACACGAACTTCGGCGCGGACCTCACGATCATGGAAGAGGCCGCCGAATTCGTCCAACGGTTCGCCCACGGGAAAGGCGCTTTGCCGCTCATCACGACCTGCTGTCCGTCCTGGGTGGATTTCATGGAAAAATTCCACGGGGACATGATTGAACACTTCTCCTCGGCAAAATCCCCCCACGAAATGGTGGGGGCCATGGCCAAGACCTACTACGCGCAAAAGAACGGCCTCGCCCCGGAAAATGTGGAAGTCGTTTCCATCATGCCCTGCACGGCCAAAAAGTACGAGATCCACCGGAGCCAAGAAATGTCCGCCTCCGGTTACCAGGACGTGGACACGGTGCTCACCACCCGGGAGCTGTCGCGAATGATCCGCCAGGCGGGCATCGACTTCGCGAACCTTCCCGACGGGGAGTGCGACCAGATGTTGGGCGACTACACCGGCGCGGGCACGATCTTCGGCGCCACGGGCGGCGTCATGGAGGCCGCGCTCCGCACGGCGGCGCACATGGTCACGGGGGAAAACCTGCCCAAGCCGGACTTTGAATCCGTCCGGGGCTTGAAAGGCGTGAAAGAAACCACCGTGACGGTCGCCGGGAAAGAGATCCGAATCGCCGTGGCTCACGGGCTGTCCAACGTGGAACACGTGATCGGTAAAATCCGCGCCGCCAAAATGGCCGGCGCGCCCCCGCCTTACCAGTTCGTCGAGGTGATGGCGTGCCCCGGCGGGTGCATCGGCGGCGGTGGCCAGCCCTACGGCGTGACCGACGAACTGCGCGCCCAACGGGCCGCCGGGCTCTACGCGGAGGACAAGGATATGCCGCGCCGTTGTTCGCACGACAACCCGCACATTCAAAACCTCTACAAAGAGTTCCTGGGCGAACCCTTGGGCGAAAAGTCCCATCACCTGCTCCACACGAGCTACACGCCACGGCCGCTCTATCAGCGGTGA
- a CDS encoding SLBB domain-containing protein has product MTRDELLKIKQEILSKRKKATVTICNSTGGIAAGSRETYQSIRTEAAKRGLTVDFEAKRCGCLGKCAEDPLLTVAVEGMPTVTYARMTPDRVPALLDRHIVGRQVIPEFVLEKNEAKQLKIVLRNCGIVDPENIKDYIAQDGYTAAAKVLLEMKPEEVIEEMIASGLRGRGGAGFPTGLKWRMTRATPSDQRYIICNGDEGDPGAFMDRGVLESDPHSVLEGMLIGAYAMGASIGYFYIRAEYPLAVERVERAIKQAYGLGLLGKNIFGTDFSLDLEIRLGAGAFVCGEETALIASIEGKRGYPHPRPPYPSVKGLWDKPTCINNVETLANVPVIYQKGATWFSSIGTGKSKGTKVFALTGKVRHTGLVEVPMGTTLREIVYDIGGGPAQGKKVKAVQTGGPSGGVIPADLLDTPVSYENLQQLGSIMGSGGMIVMDEDDSMVDIAKFYLGFCVDESCGKCAPCRIGGTQMLRILERLTDKKGAPGDLDKLRTISLAMQKASLCGLGQTAPNPVLSTLRYFEQEYRALLPEAAPTR; this is encoded by the coding sequence ATGACACGCGACGAACTGCTGAAGATCAAGCAAGAGATTTTGTCAAAACGGAAAAAAGCGACCGTCACGATTTGCAACTCCACCGGCGGGATCGCCGCCGGGTCGCGTGAAACGTATCAGTCCATCCGCACCGAAGCGGCGAAACGCGGTTTGACCGTGGACTTCGAGGCCAAACGGTGCGGCTGTCTCGGGAAATGCGCCGAGGACCCGCTCTTGACCGTCGCGGTCGAGGGCATGCCGACGGTGACCTACGCCCGCATGACCCCGGACCGGGTCCCGGCGCTGTTGGACCGCCACATCGTGGGGCGTCAGGTGATCCCGGAGTTCGTCCTGGAAAAGAACGAAGCCAAACAACTCAAGATCGTCCTGCGCAACTGCGGCATCGTCGATCCGGAAAACATCAAAGACTACATCGCCCAGGACGGCTACACGGCCGCGGCGAAGGTGTTGTTGGAAATGAAACCGGAAGAAGTCATTGAGGAAATGATCGCCAGCGGCCTGCGGGGCCGTGGCGGCGCGGGGTTTCCCACGGGGCTCAAATGGCGGATGACCCGCGCCACGCCCAGCGACCAGCGCTACATTATTTGCAACGGCGACGAGGGAGATCCCGGCGCCTTTATGGACCGGGGCGTTCTGGAAAGCGATCCCCACTCCGTTCTGGAGGGCATGCTCATCGGGGCCTACGCCATGGGGGCGTCCATCGGGTATTTTTACATCCGCGCGGAGTACCCCCTGGCCGTCGAGCGCGTCGAGCGGGCCATCAAACAGGCCTACGGCCTGGGGCTATTGGGAAAAAACATTTTTGGGACGGATTTTTCCCTGGACTTGGAAATCCGGCTCGGGGCCGGGGCCTTCGTCTGCGGTGAAGAAACCGCGCTCATCGCCTCCATCGAGGGGAAGCGCGGCTACCCGCACCCCCGCCCCCCCTACCCGTCGGTCAAGGGGCTTTGGGACAAACCCACCTGCATCAACAACGTCGAAACCCTCGCCAACGTGCCGGTGATCTACCAAAAAGGCGCGACCTGGTTCTCCTCCATCGGGACCGGAAAATCCAAGGGCACCAAAGTCTTTGCCCTCACGGGCAAGGTGCGGCACACCGGCTTGGTGGAAGTCCCCATGGGCACAACGTTGCGGGAAATCGTTTACGACATCGGCGGCGGACCCGCCCAGGGTAAAAAAGTCAAAGCCGTTCAGACGGGCGGGCCCTCGGGCGGAGTGATCCCGGCCGACCTGTTGGACACGCCGGTGTCCTATGAAAACCTGCAGCAATTGGGGTCCATCATGGGCTCGGGCGGCATGATCGTGATGGACGAGGACGATTCGATGGTCGACATCGCCAAGTTCTACCTCGGTTTCTGCGTCGACGAATCTTGCGGCAAGTGCGCCCCCTGCCGCATCGGGGGGACCCAGATGCTCCGCATTCTGGAACGGCTGACCGACAAAAAGGGCGCGCCCGGGGATCTCGACAAGTTGCGCACGATCTCCCTCGCGATGCAAAAAGCGTCCCTCTGCGGGTTGGGGCAAACCGCCCCCAACCCTGTTTTGTCAACGCTTCGCTACTTTGAACAGGAATACCGCGCGCTGTTGCCCGAAGCGGCGCCGACGCGATAG
- a CDS encoding NAD(P)H-dependent oxidoreductase subunit E yields the protein MTTDTLELEKIRLDVDKICQPWKDRPGNLIMVLHAVQKKYSYVPRRVSFEVAKTLDIPLARIYEVITFFNYFKLEPPGKNVVSVCMGTACYLKGAGALVQELHQALGIRPGETTPDKNFHLQEVRCLGCCGQAPVLTVGEKVYSRLAAGQVPGIVQAHTAEGAQ from the coding sequence ATGACAACGGACACCCTGGAGCTTGAGAAAATCCGTCTCGATGTCGATAAGATCTGCCAACCCTGGAAAGACCGGCCCGGGAACCTGATCATGGTGCTTCACGCGGTCCAAAAAAAATACAGCTACGTCCCCCGGCGCGTGTCGTTTGAGGTCGCCAAAACCCTCGACATTCCCCTGGCGCGCATCTACGAAGTGATCACCTTTTTCAATTACTTCAAGCTCGAGCCGCCGGGCAAAAACGTGGTGTCCGTGTGCATGGGCACCGCCTGTTACCTAAAAGGGGCCGGCGCGCTGGTGCAGGAACTGCACCAGGCTCTGGGCATCCGCCCGGGAGAAACAACGCCGGACAAAAACTTCCATTTGCAGGAGGTCCGCTGCCTCGGCTGCTGCGGCCAGGCGCCGGTGCTCACGGTGGGGGAAAAAGTGTACAGCCGGTTGGCGGCCGGCCAGGTCCCGGGAATTGTCCAAGCACACACGGCGGAGGGCGCCCAATGA
- a CDS encoding redox-sensing transcriptional repressor Rex, translated as MIGKNQFNSVYRLHLYRKALQRLKQMGFVRVFSDNLADAAGVTPTQVRRDFASFGLTGQKRGGYSVQDLLANLDVKLGKEKPQNAVVLGVGNIGRALLNYRGFATAGIRIVAGFDSDPRKIDGKAAVPILPLEKLREFVAKNATHVAILAVPEDQAQAVFDQMIRAGIQGVLNFAPLRLTSPNDDVVVHNIDVGLEIEKILYLVNQMNKE; from the coding sequence ATGATCGGCAAAAACCAATTCAACAGCGTCTACCGCCTCCACCTCTACCGCAAGGCCCTGCAACGGCTGAAGCAGATGGGGTTTGTGCGGGTGTTCTCGGACAACCTGGCCGACGCCGCGGGTGTCACACCGACCCAGGTGCGGCGGGATTTCGCCTCCTTCGGCCTCACCGGCCAAAAACGGGGGGGCTATTCCGTCCAGGACCTGCTGGCCAACCTGGATGTCAAGCTGGGCAAGGAAAAGCCGCAGAACGCCGTGGTCTTGGGCGTCGGGAACATCGGCCGGGCTTTGCTGAATTACCGGGGATTCGCCACGGCCGGCATCCGCATCGTCGCCGGTTTCGACAGCGACCCCCGAAAAATCGATGGGAAAGCCGCGGTCCCGATCCTGCCCCTGGAGAAATTGCGGGAGTTCGTCGCCAAGAACGCCACCCACGTGGCCATATTGGCTGTGCCCGAGGACCAGGCCCAGGCCGTTTTCGATCAGATGATCAGAGCGGGGATCCAAGGGGTTTTGAACTTCGCCCCCCTGCGTCTGACGTCCCCCAACGACGACGTGGTCGTGCACAACATCGACGTGGGCCTCGAAATTGAAAAAATCCTTTATTTGGTTAACCAGATGAACAAGGAGTAA
- a CDS encoding pirin family protein, whose amino-acid sequence MDKTIERVFRGAPHHWVGNGFNVSNYFPAALDTVKRMSPFFLLDYHTPKTYSPTTERRGVGSHPHRGFETVTIAYQGSVAHHDSAGNAGVIHPDEVQWMTAGAGILHNEYHEAEFARRGGVMHMAQIWVNLPRKAKMTTPLYQALDRAAIPDVALPGQGARVRVIAGRHGETPGAAKTHSDVHMLDVRLTAGGRVDLFAPKSHNATLLVLDGRVRVNDSAPIEAPRAALFNHDGERVRVTAEADSVVLFLSGEPLEEPIAHYGPFVMNTPEEIHRAVADYNEGKFGNLTD is encoded by the coding sequence ATGGACAAAACCATCGAACGGGTTTTTCGCGGCGCCCCCCACCATTGGGTCGGAAACGGCTTCAACGTCAGCAACTATTTCCCGGCGGCCCTGGACACCGTCAAGCGCATGAGCCCTTTCTTCCTTCTGGACTACCACACGCCGAAGACCTATTCCCCCACGACGGAGCGACGGGGCGTCGGCTCGCACCCCCACCGTGGGTTCGAGACCGTGACGATCGCCTACCAGGGCTCGGTGGCCCACCACGACAGCGCCGGGAACGCCGGGGTGATCCATCCGGACGAAGTGCAGTGGATGACGGCCGGGGCGGGAATCCTGCACAACGAGTACCATGAGGCGGAGTTTGCCCGGCGGGGCGGGGTCATGCACATGGCCCAGATTTGGGTGAACCTGCCCCGGAAAGCCAAGATGACGACGCCCCTTTACCAAGCGCTCGATCGGGCGGCCATCCCCGACGTCGCCCTGCCCGGACAGGGCGCGCGCGTGCGGGTCATCGCGGGCCGCCACGGGGAGACCCCGGGCGCGGCGAAAACCCATTCCGATGTTCATATGTTGGACGTTCGATTGACGGCGGGGGGACGCGTGGATCTCTTCGCGCCCAAATCCCACAACGCCACGCTTTTGGTCTTGGACGGGCGCGTGCGGGTGAACGACAGCGCGCCCATCGAGGCGCCCCGGGCCGCGCTCTTCAACCACGACGGAGAGCGGGTTCGCGTGACGGCGGAGGCGGACAGCGTGGTCTTGTTCTTAAGCGGCGAGCCTCTCGAGGAGCCCATCGCCCATTACGGGCCCTTTGTCATGAACACGCCGGAGGAAATCCACCGGGCCGTCGCCGACTACAACGAAGGGAAATTCGGGAACCTGACCGACTGA
- a CDS encoding zf-TFIIB domain-containing protein, producing MDCVNCGKLLSELRVDDLTVDVCGEGCGGVWFDAAELKKVDEKAEGHGEKLLKGLPAAGSSRRNSEKGRCPRCGVGLRRYFFSPAKTFEIDECAQCGGVWLDGGELAALRDLPGSEEERRTAARNQFDAMFRTELDALASQTQNDSDRAHRFARAVRWVLPSTWLPGKQKGGAF from the coding sequence ATGGATTGCGTGAATTGCGGAAAATTGTTGTCGGAATTGCGGGTGGACGATTTGACCGTCGATGTGTGTGGGGAAGGCTGCGGGGGCGTTTGGTTTGACGCCGCGGAATTGAAGAAAGTCGACGAGAAGGCGGAGGGGCACGGCGAGAAATTGTTGAAAGGGCTCCCCGCGGCGGGTTCCAGCCGACGCAACAGCGAAAAAGGCCGTTGCCCGCGGTGCGGGGTGGGACTGCGACGGTACTTTTTTTCCCCGGCGAAAACCTTTGAAATCGATGAGTGCGCCCAATGCGGCGGCGTTTGGTTGGACGGCGGGGAGCTGGCCGCGCTCCGGGATCTGCCCGGTTCCGAAGAGGAGCGCCGCACGGCGGCGCGGAACCAATTCGACGCCATGTTCCGCACCGAATTGGACGCCCTGGCGAGTCAAACCCAGAACGATTCCGATCGGGCCCACCGGTTCGCACGGGCGGTGCGCTGGGTGTTGCCCAGCACCTGGCTTCCCGGCAAGCAAAAGGGCGGCGCTTTTTAG